The genomic DNA TCGAGCGAGAGCACGAGCTGGCCGGCGATGGCCACGGCGAGCTTCACCTGCCACGGCGCATAGGTGCCGGGCCGCTCGCAGTAGTCCAGGCTCATCAACCCGATGATCTCGTCCTGGCGGATGAGCGGCACCACCATCGTGCTGCGGAGACCGAACGTACGCGGCCACTCCACGGGCACCAGATCCGACGCCACCGCGTCCTCGATGACGACGGGCCGCCGGGTCTCGATGGCGCGCGAGTGCGCGGGCACCTCGCGGGGCGGCTGCGGGGGCAGCGTGGTGAAGGCGGCCCACATGCGCGGATCCCGCCGCCCGTCGGCGAACTGCGACATGAGGGGCAACACGCGGTCGGCTTCCCAGCGCTCGATGGTGCAGCGGTCCACCGCGCAGACCTGCGCGATCTTGATGGCCACGCGCTTGAGCAGGCGCTGGGGCTCCAGCGTCGAGTTGAGGATCTCGGTGACGTCGAGGAGCGCGCGGGTCTCCTCGAGGCTCCGCCGCGTCTCCGCATAGAGCAAGGCGTTCTGGATGGCGGTGGCGGCCTGGCTGCCCAGCGAGTGGAGGAGCCCGAGATCCTCCTCGTCGAAGGGGTGCCGCTCTCGCACCGACACGGACAGCGCGCCCAGCACGCGATCCCCCAGCAGGAGCGGGATGCCGGCGAACGAGATGATCCCCTCGGCGCGGATCCGCTCCCCGTTGACCGCCCGGGCGTCCTCGCGCAGGTCGGCGACGAGCAGCGGCACCCGCGTGGTCACGATGCGGCCCATGAGGCCCTCGCCCACGGGCATCTGGGTGTTGCCGCTCACGGTGGTCATGGCGCCCGCGCTGGCGCGCAGCGACAGCGTGCGACCGCCCTCGTCGACCAGCCAAAGCCGCGAGACGCTGGAGCCGAAGAGGTCCACCACCGACTGCACGACTCGGTCAAGGACGTCCTCGAGGCTCAGCGAGGCGGTCAGCGTCTCGTGCAGGCGCGCCAGCGTGGCGAGCCGCCGGCCGCGGTCGGTGGCGGCCTGATAGAGGCGCGCGTTCTCCAGCGCCACCGCCGCCTGGCCGGCGAGAGCGACGAGGAGGCTCATCTGGGAGGGATCGGGGACCCGCGCGTCCCACCAGTACACGGCGAGAGCGCCGTAGGGCTGGCCCTTGATGAGGATTGGCACCGAAAGCACCCCGCGATACCCTTCGCGGGCGATGAGGGCCCGCTGCCGGTCGTCGAGGTGCAGGGACCCATCGGCGAGGATGTCCGCGGTCCATGCGGGCTCCTGATCGAGATAGCTCCGGCCCGTCGTGCCCTCGCCCGACCGCACCGTGAGATGCGCCACGAAGGCCGGCGAGAGCCCGATCCCGCGCTCGTAGATTAGCACGCCCGCCTCCGCGTCGAAGCGGAAGACCCCGGCGGCGCCCGCGCCCAGCAGCGCGCGGCAGCGGTCGACGATGACGTCGAGCACGCTCTGGACGTCGAGAGTGGAGCCGACGGCCGCGGCCACCTCGACGATGGCGCGGTATTCGGCATTGAGGGCTTCGAGCTTCCGGTTGCGGAGGAACAGATCTTCGAGCGAGGCGTTGATCATCGTGGGGCTAGGCGACGCGGTGGCGGCGCCCGTCCATCAGCTCGCGGACCCTGCGCGCGAGGGCGTCGGGCGCCACCGGCTTCTGGAGGAAGGTGACCCCCGGCCCCAGGATGCCGTGGTCCACCACCGCGCGATCGGGATAGCCGGACATGAAGAGCACGGCCACGTCGGGGTGCGCCGCGGTCAGCCGCTCCGCCAGCTCGCGGCCGCTCATGCCTGGCATCACGACGTCGGTGAGGAGCAGGTGGATGCGCCCCGGATGCGCGCGCGCGGCCTTGAGAGCGGCAGTGCCGTCGCCGGCGAGCAGCACGGTGTAGCCCTGCGCCTGCAGCACGTCGCGCGCGTAGTCGCGCACGTCGCCCTGGTCCTCCACGAGCAGGATGGTCTCGGAGCCGCGCGGGGTCTCGTCGGCGGCCGACTCGCCGGACTCCCCCGCCGCGCCCTCGGCGACGCGGGGGAGATAGATCTTGAACGTGGTGCCCCTGCCCGGCTCGCTGTACACCCAGATCGTGCCGCCGCTCTGGTTCACGATGCCGTGCACGGTCGCGAGCCCCAGCCCCGTCCCCTCCCCGAACGGCTTCGTGGTGAAAAACGGCTCGAAGATGCGCGCCTGGGTCGCTTCGTCCATGCCCAGCCCGGAGTCGGTGATGGCGAGCAGCACGTGCGGGCCCGGCCGCATGCCCACGCGGCCGCGCACCGCGGTGGCGTCGAGCTCGACGTTCGCGGTCTCCAGGGTGAGACGGCCGCCGCGCGGCATCGCGTCGCGCGCGTTGACCACGAGATTCATGATGACCTGCTCCATCTGGCCGCGGTCGGCACGAACCTCGCCCAGCCCGACTGCGAGCGCGGCGCGGAGCTCGATGGTCTCGCCGATCAACCGCTCCAGCATGGGCGCCAGCTCGCCCACCACCGCGTTGAGGTTGAGCACGCGGGGCTCCAGGACCTGCTTTCGGCTGAAGGCGAGGAGCTGCCGGGTGAGATCGGCGGCGCGCTGGCCGGTGGAGCGGATCAACTCGAGGTCCCGTCGCATGGGGTCGGCGCCGGGCAACCGCCGCAGGAGCAGATCGCTCCGCCCCAGCATCACCATGAGCATGTTGTTGAAGTCGTGCGCCACTCCGCCCGCGAGCAGACCCACCGCTTCCATCTTGCGCGCCTGGGCGAGCTGATCCTGGGCCTGGGTGAGCTCGTCGAACGCGCGCTGGGTCTTCTGGTAGAGCCGGCTGTTCTCGAGCGCGATCGCCGCCTGCGAGGCGAAGGTGGCGGCGAGCTCGACGTCGTCCTCGGTGAATCCCTCCGCGCGGGATGAGCGGATCGAGAGCACGCCGACCACGTCGTCGCCGGTCTTCACGGGCACGCCGAGGAAGGCGCGGATCCCCAGGCGGCGGTAGCCCTCGCGGTGCGCGGGAAGGAGCCGCGGGTCGTCGAGGGGATTCGTCACGACGAGCGCCTCACCGCGCGCGGCCACGACCCCGGTGAAACTCTCGCCGATGCGCAGGCGCGGGGACGCCAGGGCATCCTCGGTGTGCCCCCAGCTCGCGCACAGCACGAGCTGCTCACCCTCGACGAGGCGGAACGCCACCGAGCTCGAGTTGAAGAGGTGGGCGCATGCCTCCGCGATGCGCTCGAGCAGGGACTCCACCGGCTGGATCCGCGCGAGCTGGCGGCCGACCTCGAGGAGGGCCTCCAGCCGCGCCTGCCGGGAGCGCAGGGCACCCAGGAGATTGAACTGGCGCTCGTAGAGGCGGGCGTTCTCGAGCGCCACCGCCGCCTGGTCGGCGAAGGCCTGGGCGAGGTGGATGGCGTCCGCGTCGAAGTCGTCCCCCCCGCCCCGGCCCACGCCGAGCACGCCCACCACCCGCTCCTGCACGAGCAGCGGCACGGCGAGGCCGGCCCGGCAGGGCGACTCCGCCACCCGCATGCGCTCCTCTTCGCCCATGACGATGCGCGGATCGTCCAGCATGTTGCGGGTGACCATCGCGCGGCGCTCGGTGACGGCGAGACCCACGATGCCGGTGCCGGGGGCGCGCACGAGCTTGCCGCCGTTGGCGGGAATGGTCTTGCCCGAGGCGGCGAGCAGGACCAGCTCGCCGGAGTCGGGATCGAGGCGGTAGAGCGCGGAGGTGAGGCCGCGCAGCAGCGAGCGGATGCTGTCGGCGATGCGCTGGCGGGTGTCCTCCGAATTCAGGGTCCGCGATGTGAGTCGCGCGATCTCGGCGAGGGCCTCCGCGGTCTCGCGCCGGCGTCGCGTCTCCGTGTGGAGGCGGGCGTTGTCGATGGCGATGGCGGCCTGCGAGGCGAAGACCTTGAGGAGTCTGATCTCCCGGTCCGTGAAGCGGTGGCGTGCGCGCGTGAGCAGGAGCGCCACGCCCACGAGGCCCTCCCGGCCGTGGAGCGGCAACCCCGCGCAGGAGACGAACCCCTCCTCGCGCAGCCACGCGAGATTGTGTGCGCGCGCGTCCCCGATCAGGTCCTCGAGGACCAGGATCTCGCCCGAGCGCGCGACGTGGCCGGTAAGCCCTTCGCCGAGAGCGAGCTCGGTGACCAGACCCTCGCGCGGCGCGCGGATCCCGTACTCGCTGCTCAGCACGAGGCGCTCGCCCTCGGCCACCCAGATACGCGAGGCCGAGCTCGGCAGCAGGCTCGCGACGGCCTCCGCCACGCGCCCCAGCGCCTCGCCCAGATCCAGGCAGCTTGACACCACTTGCACCAGCTCGGCCAGGGTCTCGTAGGCGCGGTCGCCAGAGACGCCGAGGGGACCCCGAAAAGTGTCAGCCGGGGTGACGTCCAGGCTTCCGCCCTGACGTTGGCCGGGTCGCGCACCGCTTGCGCCTCCCGGCCGATCACTCAACGAATGCGCATATTTGGACGGACCGATCGCATCGGGCACATGAACCAGCGGTGCAACCAGCGAGCCAGCTCAGAGGCCGAGATAGGCCTGCTTGACGTGCGGGCTGGCGAGGAGCTCGGCGCTGGTCCCCGACAGCACGATGCGGCCGCTCTCGAGCACGTAGGCGCGATGCGCCAGCCCGAGCGCGCGCCCGACGTTCTGCTCCACGAGGAGAATGGTCGTGCCCTCGCGATTGATCTGGGCGAGGTTCTCGAAGATCTGCTTCACGATCACGGGCGCCAGGCCCAGGCTCGGCTCGTCGAGCATCAGCAGGCGTGGCCGCGCCATGAGCCCGCGGCCGATCGCGCACATCTGCTGCTCCCCGCCCGACAGCGTGCCCGCGAGCTGCCGCGCGCGCTCGGCGAGGCGGGGGAACAGGCGCAGCACCCACGCCAGCGTCTCGGCGCGCCGCATCCGGCTCTCGCGGCCTGCGGCCCCCAGCTCGAGGTTCTCGCGCACCGTCATCGTGGGGAAGAGCTGGCGGCCCTCCGGAACGTGCGCGATCCCCCGGCCGACGATGCGCGCGGGTGAAAGGCCGTCCAGGCGGTCGTCATCCAGGGCCATCCGCCCACGGCGAAGCGGGATGAGCCCCGTGATCGCCTTGAGCGTGGTGGTCTTGCCGGCGCCGTTGGCGCCGATCAGAGCGACCACTTCGCCCGTGCCGACCTCCAGCGACACGTCCCGCACCGCGGTGAGCGCGCCGTAGCCGACCTCGAGCCCGTCAAGCCGGAGCAGGGTGGACATAGTCCTCGCCGAGATAGGCCTCGATGACGCGGGGATCGTTGGCGACACGCGTGGGCAGCCCCTCGCCGATCTTCTGCCCGAAGGACATCACCACGAGGCGGTGGGACAGGGTCATCACCGCGCGCATGTTGTGCTCGATGAGGAGCACCGACACACCGTCGGCGTTGATCCCGGAGACGAGCCGCACCATGTCCGCGGTCTCGGGGCCGCTGAGCCCGGCCATGACCTCGTCGAGCAGAAGCAGCGTGGGCTCGGTGGCGAGCGCACGCGCCAGCTCGAGCCGCTTGCGGTCGGAGAGTGTCAGGCTGCCCGCGGCGGCGTCGCGCTTGCCGTCGAGCCCCACGCGCGCCACCACCGCGCGCGCCCGCGCGTCGGCCTCACGCGCGTCGGGATGCCGGCCGAGGGCGCCCACCCGCACGTTGGCCAGCACGGAGAGATGCGGGAAGGGGCGCACGATCTGGAACGTGCGCGCGAGCCCCCGCCGGCAGATGACGTGCGGCTTGAGCCCGGTCAGGCTCTCCCCCCGGAACCGCACGGTGCCCGCGTCGGGGGCGAGAAATCCCGAGAGGAGGTTGAACACGGTGGTCTTTCCCGCCCCGTTCGGTCCGATCAGCCCCAGCATCTCCCCGTCCGCCATCTCGAAGGACAGCCCGCCGACCGCTTGAAGCCCCCCGAAGCGCTTCGCCAGGCCCTCGACCATGAGCATCTTGCTCATGGGCGGTGGGGGGGCCGGGGGCCGGGGGAGCGCGAGGGGGGCGTAGCTCCCCTCGGTCGAACAATCCGGCGCACGCTCCCCCCCAGTTTCAAAAGAGTCGGATACGCGCCCTGCGGGAAGAACAGCACGACCGCGATGAGCAGCACGCCGTAGGCGATGAGATGCAGCCCGCTCCACGCCCCCTGGGAGAGATACATGCGCGAGAGCTCGCCGAGCGGGCTCAGGATGAACGAGCCGAGCACGGGGCCGAGCACGGTGCCCGCGCCGCCCACGATCGGGCGGATCATGATCTCCACCGACAGCGGGATGCCGAACACCGCGTTGGGCTGGAGCGAGAAGAGGTAGTACGCGTAGAACGTGCCGCCGACGCCCGTGAGGAACGACGAGATCACCATCGCCAGCAGCTTGTAGCGGAATGTGTCGACCCCGAGCGCCTCGCAGGCGTTCTCGTCCTCGCGAATGGCCTTGAGGTACTCCCCGAAGCGCCGCCGCTCCAGCGCGGCCACGAGGGCCGTGGCCGCCAGCATCATGACGAGAGCCACGTAGTAGTAGGCGCGGTTGTCCTGGAACTGGAACTGGCGTGGATTGCCGGTGAACGTGATGTAGAGGCCGAGGGCGCCCCCCACCGCGTCGGTGTTGAGGGCGACGATGCGGCCGATCTCGGCGAAGGCCACGGTGAGGAGCACGAAGTAGAAGCCCCGCAGCCCGAAGCGGAAGCCGAGATAGGCGATGAGGGCGCCCAGCGCGGCAGCGAGGGCGCCGCCCACCAGCATCCCGAGCCAGGGCGTGAGCCCGAGTGTCATCGAGAGCATGGCCGAGGTGTAGGCGCCCAGCCCCACGAACACCGCGTGTCCCGCGGAGAGCTGGCCGGCATAGCCGCCCACGAGGTTCCACGCCTGGCCGAGGTAGGCGTAGAAGAAGATGAAGATGAATACGGTCACCGCGTACGAGCTGAGCACGGTGGGCAGCGCCACCAGCGCCAGTACCCCCGCGAGCGCGGCCAGCCGCGGGGCGGTCATGCCGCGCGCTTGCCGAACAGGCCGGCGGGGCGGAACAGCAGGATGACGACGAGGAGCGAGAAGCTGACCAGCTCCTTCATGGACGGGGCGAGGAACACCGCGCCGAGCGACTCCGCCACCGAGACGAGCAGCCCGCCCACGAAGGCGCCGAGCAGGCTGCCCATTCCCCCGATGATGACGATGTTGAACGACGCCACCGAGAGGGACAGTCCGCCCGCGGGCTGAAAGGGCAGGATCGGCGAGACCAGCGCCCCCGCCGCCCCCACGCAGGCGGCGCCGATCCCGAAGGCGACGGCGTAGACACGGCCCACGTCGGTGCCGATCACGAGGGCGCCGTAGGGATTGTCGGAGGCAGCCCGGATGCGCCGGCCGAGATCGGTCCGGGCGAGGAAAACCCAGAGCGCGCCGGTTAGGGCCAGGGCCACGCCGAACGTGACGAGCCGGCCCACGTCGACGAAGAGCGGCCCCAGCCAGAGGGTGGCGGCGGTGAGCGGCGAGCGCACGCGCTGGGGATCGGGCCCGAACGCGACGAGGGCGGCGTTCTCGAGCACCAGGGCCACCCCCAGCATCAGGAGAATCTGCATCTCGTGGGGGGCGTCCACGATGCGATGCACGAGGCCGCGCTGCACCGCCCAGCCCAGGGCGAACAGGACCGCCGCGCAGACGGGGAAGCCCACGTAGGGATCGATACCGGCGCGGGTGGCGAGCATCCACGCGAGGTACATGCCCCAGACCATCATGTCCCCGTGGGCGAAGTTGACCACCCGCATGACGCCGAAGATCAGCGTCAGGCCCACCGCCATCAGGCTGTACACGCCCCCGAAGAGGAGCCCGCTGAGCAGGCCCTGCCCGACGAGGGTCAAGTCCACCTCAGGCGGCTCCGCGCCGGCCGCGCGTCAACGCTTCGGGCGCGGGAACACGAGCTTCTGGACCGCTGCCTCCTTCGGCCACACCGCGACCGGCTTCTGGCCGAGGATCTGGATCATGGTGGTGACGGCGTTGGGGTTGTCGCCCAGCTCGTTGAACATCACCGGACCGGCGTACTGCATGAGGCCGGCGGTGTAGCTGGTCTTCTTGATCGCGTCCACCACCGTGTCGGGATCGGTGGACTTGGCGCGCTCGAGCACGTCCGCGAGCACGAAGATCCCGTCGTAGGAGTAGCCGGAGTTGGTGTCGAAGGTCTTCCCGCTGGAGCGCTTGAGATAGTCCTCCGCCACCTTCTGGGTGCGCGGGTTCTTGAAGTTGGCCCACGGCACCGCGGACATCACGTACTCGAGGTCGTCCTTCAGCACCGCGAGCTGCCCCGCCTCGTAGAGCCCCGGACTCCCCGGCCCCACGATGCCCATGACCTCCACGCGCTGCTTGCGGAGCTCGGGGAGCAGGAGCTGGGCTGAGGCCGGCCGCGTGATGGGCGCGATGATGTCCGGTCGGGCGGCCTTGGCGCGCGAGACCTCGGTCGAGAGGTCCTGGGGCGGCTCGGGCCACGGGATCACGTCCACGATCTCCCACGCGGGCTTGGCGGCGGCGTGGCCGGCCTGGAAGCCCTTGGCCGCGTTCTGACCGAAGAGGTCGTTGCAGTACATCAGGACGACGCGCTTGGGCGCGACGCCGGATTCCGCGAAGATCTCCGTGAAGTAGCGCACCGCCCGCGCCCCGAAGGACGAGCCGGTGGGGAAGTTGCGGTACACGTACTGCACCTTCTGCTGCCCCTCCTTCACCGCCTTGGCGACGTTGGCAGTGATGGGATCGGCGGCGGCGATG from Candidatus Methylomirabilota bacterium includes the following:
- a CDS encoding GAF domain-containing protein; translated protein: MQVVSSCLDLGEALGRVAEAVASLLPSSASRIWVAEGERLVLSSEYGIRAPREGLVTELALGEGLTGHVARSGEILVLEDLIGDARAHNLAWLREEGFVSCAGLPLHGREGLVGVALLLTRARHRFTDREIRLLKVFASQAAIAIDNARLHTETRRRRETAEALAEIARLTSRTLNSEDTRQRIADSIRSLLRGLTSALYRLDPDSGELVLLAASGKTIPANGGKLVRAPGTGIVGLAVTERRAMVTRNMLDDPRIVMGEEERMRVAESPCRAGLAVPLLVQERVVGVLGVGRGGGDDFDADAIHLAQAFADQAAVALENARLYERQFNLLGALRSRQARLEALLEVGRQLARIQPVESLLERIAEACAHLFNSSSVAFRLVEGEQLVLCASWGHTEDALASPRLRIGESFTGVVAARGEALVVTNPLDDPRLLPAHREGYRRLGIRAFLGVPVKTGDDVVGVLSIRSSRAEGFTEDDVELAATFASQAAIALENSRLYQKTQRAFDELTQAQDQLAQARKMEAVGLLAGGVAHDFNNMLMVMLGRSDLLLRRLPGADPMRRDLELIRSTGQRAADLTRQLLAFSRKQVLEPRVLNLNAVVGELAPMLERLIGETIELRAALAVGLGEVRADRGQMEQVIMNLVVNARDAMPRGGRLTLETANVELDATAVRGRVGMRPGPHVLLAITDSGLGMDEATQARIFEPFFTTKPFGEGTGLGLATVHGIVNQSGGTIWVYSEPGRGTTFKIYLPRVAEGAAGESGESAADETPRGSETILLVEDQGDVRDYARDVLQAQGYTVLLAGDGTAALKAARAHPGRIHLLLTDVVMPGMSGRELAERLTAAHPDVAVLFMSGYPDRAVVDHGILGPGVTFLQKPVAPDALARRVRELMDGRRHRVA
- a CDS encoding ABC transporter ATP-binding protein, encoding MLRLDGLEVGYGALTAVRDVSLEVGTGEVVALIGANGAGKTTTLKAITGLIPLRRGRMALDDDRLDGLSPARIVGRGIAHVPEGRQLFPTMTVRENLELGAAGRESRMRRAETLAWVLRLFPRLAERARQLAGTLSGGEQQMCAIGRGLMARPRLLMLDEPSLGLAPVIVKQIFENLAQINREGTTILLVEQNVGRALGLAHRAYVLESGRIVLSGTSAELLASPHVKQAYLGL
- a CDS encoding ABC transporter ATP-binding protein, producing the protein MSKMLMVEGLAKRFGGLQAVGGLSFEMADGEMLGLIGPNGAGKTTVFNLLSGFLAPDAGTVRFRGESLTGLKPHVICRRGLARTFQIVRPFPHLSVLANVRVGALGRHPDAREADARARAVVARVGLDGKRDAAAGSLTLSDRKRLELARALATEPTLLLLDEVMAGLSGPETADMVRLVSGINADGVSVLLIEHNMRAVMTLSHRLVVMSFGQKIGEGLPTRVANDPRVIEAYLGEDYVHPAPA
- a CDS encoding branched-chain amino acid ABC transporter permease; the encoded protein is MTAPRLAALAGVLALVALPTVLSSYAVTVFIFIFFYAYLGQAWNLVGGYAGQLSAGHAVFVGLGAYTSAMLSMTLGLTPWLGMLVGGALAAALGALIAYLGFRFGLRGFYFVLLTVAFAEIGRIVALNTDAVGGALGLYITFTGNPRQFQFQDNRAYYYVALVMMLAATALVAALERRRFGEYLKAIREDENACEALGVDTFRYKLLAMVISSFLTGVGGTFYAYYLFSLQPNAVFGIPLSVEIMIRPIVGGAGTVLGPVLGSFILSPLGELSRMYLSQGAWSGLHLIAYGVLLIAVVLFFPQGAYPTLLKLGGSVRRIVRPRGATPPSRSPGPRPPHRP
- a CDS encoding branched-chain amino acid ABC transporter permease; the protein is MDLTLVGQGLLSGLLFGGVYSLMAVGLTLIFGVMRVVNFAHGDMMVWGMYLAWMLATRAGIDPYVGFPVCAAVLFALGWAVQRGLVHRIVDAPHEMQILLMLGVALVLENAALVAFGPDPQRVRSPLTAATLWLGPLFVDVGRLVTFGVALALTGALWVFLARTDLGRRIRAASDNPYGALVIGTDVGRVYAVAFGIGAACVGAAGALVSPILPFQPAGGLSLSVASFNIVIIGGMGSLLGAFVGGLLVSVAESLGAVFLAPSMKELVSFSLLVVILLFRPAGLFGKRAA
- a CDS encoding ABC transporter substrate-binding protein produces the protein MTGRRPSSSVSRRTVLKGAAAGAAVLGFPLPLRAQAPAIKIGAVHPVTGPLAEPGQACRLGATMAVEAVNAAGGIKSMGGAKLELIVGDTQTKPDVGRTEAERVINQGAQILMGSFDSGSTAAMVPVAQQRRVPFLVDIAAADPITANVAKAVKEGQQKVQYVYRNFPTGSSFGARAVRYFTEIFAESGVAPKRVVLMYCNDLFGQNAAKGFQAGHAAAKPAWEIVDVIPWPEPPQDLSTEVSRAKAARPDIIAPITRPASAQLLLPELRKQRVEVMGIVGPGSPGLYEAGQLAVLKDDLEYVMSAVPWANFKNPRTQKVAEDYLKRSSGKTFDTNSGYSYDGIFVLADVLERAKSTDPDTVVDAIKKTSYTAGLMQYAGPVMFNELGDNPNAVTTMIQILGQKPVAVWPKEAAVQKLVFPRPKR